The proteins below come from a single Agromyces flavus genomic window:
- a CDS encoding monovalent cation/H+ antiporter complex subunit F → MSPLAVMGLLAGIMFGIGAIAAIVRIITGPSILDRALATDVLLAIAICGLGAEMAINRHTDTLVVMLVLALFAIVGSIAIARFISKEDAS, encoded by the coding sequence ATGAGCCCGCTCGCCGTCATGGGACTGCTCGCCGGCATCATGTTCGGCATCGGCGCGATCGCCGCCATCGTCCGCATCATCACCGGACCCTCGATCCTGGACCGGGCCCTCGCGACCGACGTGCTGCTCGCGATCGCGATCTGCGGGCTCGGCGCCGAGATGGCGATCAACCGCCACACCGACACCCTCGTGGTCATGCTCGTGCTCGCGCTCTTCGCGATCGTCGGCTCGATCGCGATCGCACGCTTCATCTCGAAGGAGGACGCCTCGTGA
- a CDS encoding Na+/H+ antiporter subunit E — protein sequence MRTPTPLDELTRWQAVWRQLPLLGGLVVLWVFLWDHVDVLTITTGIVLAIAVTRTLYLPPVLLSGRFDPWRGLLLGLRMMFDVVRASIEIAWAAVRPGPPPINAIIAVQLLTRSDLVTTLTAEAISVVPGTVVVDIDRERGLLYLHAFGTRDEEDLAHVRRQVLGTEERIVLAIGTREQAAAVRAARRHRRATGDRPVVPEPAEVPPHVAREIAPEHTATRHPLDDEGKDDA from the coding sequence GTGAGGACGCCCACCCCGCTCGACGAGCTCACGCGCTGGCAGGCGGTGTGGCGCCAGTTGCCGTTGCTCGGCGGCCTGGTGGTGCTCTGGGTGTTCCTCTGGGACCACGTCGACGTGCTCACGATCACGACCGGCATCGTCCTCGCCATCGCGGTCACGCGCACGCTCTACCTCCCCCCGGTGCTGCTCAGCGGCCGCTTCGATCCGTGGCGCGGGCTCCTGCTCGGGCTCCGGATGATGTTCGACGTCGTGCGCGCCTCGATCGAGATCGCGTGGGCCGCGGTGCGGCCCGGGCCGCCGCCGATCAACGCGATCATCGCGGTCCAGCTCCTCACGCGCTCCGACCTGGTGACGACGCTCACCGCCGAGGCGATCTCGGTCGTGCCCGGGACGGTCGTGGTCGACATCGACCGCGAGCGCGGCCTGCTCTACCTGCACGCCTTCGGCACGCGCGACGAGGAGGACCTCGCGCACGTGCGGCGACAGGTGCTCGGCACCGAGGAGCGCATCGTGCTCGCGATCGGCACGCGCGAGCAGGCCGCCGCGGTCCGGGCGGCGCGCCGGCACCGGCGTGCGACGGGCGACCGACCCGTCGTCCCCGAGCCCGCGGAGGTCCCGCCGCACGTGGCGCGTGAGATCGCACCCGAGCACACCGCGACGCGGCATCCGCTCGACGACGAAGGAAAGGACGACGCATGA
- a CDS encoding Na+/H+ antiporter subunit D, with translation MNQALVPLMVLLPLLGAATALILGRHLRAQMAVSTIVLAAVAVIAATLLAEVDGADAGVVVAVGAWPPPFGIVLVVDRLSAIMIIISALMLLGVLVYAVGQGIADQHRETPVSIFHPAYLILSAGVFNAFIAGDLFNLYVGFEILLSASYVLLTLGGTGERIRAGVTYIIVSLVSSLFFLSAIALVYGATGTANIAQLSVRLAELPQDIQLILHLLLLIAFGIKAAVFPLSFWLPDSYPTAPAPVTAVFAGLLTKVGVYAIIRTETVIFPESDLSTLFLVIGALTMAIGILGALTQADIKRLLSFTLVSHIGYMIFGIGLTSVAGLAATIYYVVHHISVQTTLFLTTGLIERFGGSTSITRLGGLRRASGLLAILFFVPAMNLGGIPPFSGFLGKVGLFIAGADAANGETATETLGTSATGPDWLIWVVIAVGAATSLITLYALTRFWNLAFWRPRSELEGYRSHLIDSVQEAPGATIVETRTTPVMMLAATAAMVALTVALTVFAGPLFELADRAAENLRDPATYVSLVFPEGVPR, from the coding sequence ATGAACCAGGCGCTCGTGCCCCTGATGGTGCTGCTGCCGCTGCTCGGCGCGGCGACGGCGCTCATCCTGGGGCGGCACCTGCGCGCGCAGATGGCGGTGTCGACGATCGTGCTCGCGGCCGTCGCGGTCATCGCGGCGACGCTGCTGGCCGAAGTCGACGGCGCCGACGCCGGCGTCGTCGTGGCGGTCGGCGCCTGGCCGCCGCCGTTCGGCATCGTGCTCGTGGTCGACCGGCTCTCGGCGATCATGATCATCATCTCGGCGCTCATGCTGCTCGGTGTGCTCGTGTACGCCGTCGGCCAGGGCATCGCCGACCAGCATCGCGAGACCCCGGTCTCGATCTTCCATCCGGCGTACCTGATCCTGTCGGCGGGCGTCTTCAACGCGTTCATCGCCGGGGACCTGTTCAACCTCTACGTCGGCTTCGAGATCCTGCTGTCGGCCAGCTACGTGCTGCTCACGCTCGGCGGCACGGGCGAGCGGATCCGCGCAGGCGTCACGTACATCATCGTGAGCCTCGTGTCGTCGCTGTTCTTCCTCTCGGCCATCGCCCTGGTCTACGGTGCGACGGGCACGGCCAACATCGCGCAGCTCTCGGTGCGCCTCGCCGAGCTCCCCCAGGACATCCAGCTGATCCTCCACCTGCTGCTGCTCATCGCGTTCGGCATCAAGGCGGCGGTCTTCCCGCTGTCGTTCTGGCTGCCCGACTCGTACCCGACCGCCCCGGCGCCGGTCACCGCGGTGTTCGCGGGCCTGCTCACGAAGGTCGGCGTCTACGCGATCATCCGCACCGAGACGGTCATCTTCCCCGAGAGCGACCTCAGCACGCTGTTCCTCGTGATCGGCGCGCTCACGATGGCGATCGGCATCCTCGGCGCGTTGACGCAGGCCGACATCAAGCGACTGCTGTCGTTCACCCTCGTCAGCCACATCGGCTACATGATCTTCGGCATCGGGCTCACGAGCGTGGCCGGACTCGCCGCCACGATCTACTACGTCGTGCACCACATCAGCGTGCAGACCACGCTGTTCCTCACGACCGGCCTCATCGAGCGCTTCGGCGGCTCGACCTCGATCACGCGCCTCGGCGGCCTCCGTCGCGCATCGGGGCTGCTCGCCATCCTGTTCTTCGTCCCGGCGATGAACCTCGGCGGCATCCCGCCGTTCTCGGGATTCCTCGGCAAGGTCGGGCTGTTCATCGCGGGTGCGGATGCCGCGAACGGCGAGACCGCGACCGAGACCCTCGGCACCTCGGCCACCGGCCCCGACTGGCTCATCTGGGTCGTGATCGCCGTGGGCGCGGCGACCTCGCTCATCACGCTGTACGCCCTGACCCGCTTCTGGAACCTCGCCTTCTGGCGTCCGCGGAGCGAACTGGAGGGCTACCGCTCCCACCTCATCGACTCGGTGCAGGAGGCTCCCGGCGCGACGATCGTCGAGACCCGCACGACACCGGTCATGATGCTCGCGGCCACCGCGGCGATGGTCGCGCTGACCGTCGCCCTCACGGTGTTCGCAGGTCCGCTGTTCGAGCTCGCCGATCGCGCGGCCGAGAACCTGCGGGATCCAGCGACCTACGTATCGCTCGTGTTCCCCGAGGGGGTGCCGCGGTGA
- a CDS encoding sodium:proton antiporter, with protein sequence MTASLTLVIVAAVLFGSGIAVMLERSLTRVLIGFLLVGNGVNLFMFTMGGEPGLAPILVDGVDPAELSDPLPQAFILTAIVINLGITAFMLALIYRSWWLAQLGEAGDLIGDEDEIAEDAEEAADLIRSSAEDERAIQEVLDASDEDGGRA encoded by the coding sequence ATGACCGCCTCGCTGACCCTCGTGATCGTCGCCGCCGTGCTGTTCGGCTCGGGGATCGCGGTCATGCTCGAGCGCAGCCTCACGCGCGTGCTCATCGGGTTCCTGCTCGTCGGGAACGGCGTGAACCTCTTCATGTTCACGATGGGCGGCGAGCCCGGCCTGGCCCCGATCCTCGTCGATGGGGTCGATCCCGCCGAGCTGTCCGATCCGCTGCCGCAGGCGTTCATCCTCACCGCGATCGTGATCAACCTCGGCATCACCGCCTTCATGCTCGCGCTCATCTACCGCAGCTGGTGGCTGGCGCAGCTCGGCGAGGCCGGCGACCTCATCGGCGACGAGGACGAGATCGCCGAGGACGCCGAGGAGGCGGCCGACCTCATCCGCAGCTCGGCCGAAGACGAGCGGGCGATCCAGGAGGTGCTCGACGCGAGCGACGAGGACGGTGGTCGCGCATGA
- a CDS encoding Na+/H+ antiporter subunit A encodes MIFSLVAFAAVAVATPFVARAIGRGVFPIAAIVPTAVFAWLLTLVPAIAGGEVRFERIEWIPSLDIALSFRLDALSLLLALVVTGIGALVLLYCTWYFRDDEPGLGRFAALLLAFAGVMLGLVTSDDVYVLFTFWEATSVLSYLLIAHDAGKREARGAALQALTVTTFGGLTMLVGIVLLAVAGGTTSISELVADPVTGVAGEVAIALVLVGAISKSALVPFHFWLPAAMAAPTPVSAYLHAAAMVKAGVYLVALLAPGYADLAVWHPIVIGLGAFTMLVGGWRALRQTDLKLLLAYGTVSQLGFLIMVVGQGTRDAALAGTTLLLAHALFKAALFLTVGIVDHAAGTRDWRRLSGLGRRMPWLAAFATLAAASMAGLPPLLGFVAKEAVFSAQLEAGADGDTWAWVALVAAILGSMLTVAYSVRFIWGGFGTKLDVAPVELHREPAIMSFPTALLATTSLVSAFALPLIEPLLAAYAAELPGPDGYHLALWHGLEPALAISALVFGAGALLVWGRATVARLQAAVPDTIESARGYVHAVSAVDRAAARVTTLIQSGGLPGYLAIIVSVFILGLGGAVIMNDVWPGELRFADSPAQPVVGIAMIVAAIAAVVMRQRIAAVLLVGVTGYGMVLTFGMAGAPDLALTQALVETLTIVVVVLVLRRLPRRVTTRRPIVRAPARIAIGVLAGAVMAVVGVAALGARTAPSIAEGLTPLAIEAHAKNIVNALLVDLRAWDTLGEISVLVAVATGVASLIFVSGRMGGAPRLEATAGRRPRLRPVPEQADSMRAARRRLADVEHETDALAEAAATRQTWLLAGRTISPRNRSILVEVLVRLLFHPAIVVSVFLLFVGHNAPGGGFAGGLVAGLALVARYLAGGRYELGEAAPVDAGALLGTGLLLAAGTAASSLLFGLTVFESSWFEADVPVLGTLSIGTSTLFDIGVYLVVVGLVLDILRSLGAEIDRHMDEAGPDAVAEDPAEVRA; translated from the coding sequence ATGATCTTCTCCCTCGTGGCGTTCGCCGCGGTGGCCGTCGCCACGCCGTTCGTCGCGAGGGCGATAGGTCGTGGAGTCTTCCCGATCGCCGCGATCGTGCCCACGGCGGTGTTCGCGTGGCTGCTCACGCTCGTGCCCGCCATCGCCGGCGGCGAGGTGCGGTTCGAGCGCATCGAGTGGATCCCATCACTCGACATCGCCCTGTCGTTCCGCCTCGACGCGCTCTCGCTCCTCCTCGCGCTCGTGGTGACCGGCATCGGCGCGCTCGTGCTGCTCTACTGCACGTGGTACTTCCGCGACGACGAGCCGGGACTGGGCCGCTTCGCCGCGCTGCTGCTCGCCTTCGCGGGCGTGATGCTCGGGCTCGTCACCTCCGACGACGTGTACGTGCTGTTCACGTTCTGGGAGGCGACGAGCGTCCTCTCCTACCTGCTCATCGCGCACGACGCCGGCAAGCGCGAGGCACGCGGTGCGGCGCTGCAGGCGCTGACCGTCACCACGTTCGGCGGGCTGACCATGCTGGTCGGCATCGTGCTGCTCGCGGTCGCGGGCGGCACGACGTCGATCTCCGAGCTCGTCGCCGACCCGGTGACCGGTGTCGCGGGCGAGGTCGCCATCGCACTCGTGCTCGTCGGCGCCATCTCGAAGAGCGCGCTCGTGCCGTTCCACTTCTGGCTCCCCGCGGCGATGGCGGCGCCCACGCCGGTCTCGGCCTACCTGCACGCGGCGGCGATGGTGAAGGCGGGCGTGTACCTCGTCGCGCTGCTCGCGCCCGGGTACGCCGACCTCGCGGTGTGGCATCCGATCGTCATCGGGCTCGGCGCCTTCACCATGCTGGTCGGCGGATGGCGCGCACTGCGCCAGACCGACCTGAAGCTGCTGCTCGCCTACGGCACCGTCAGCCAGCTGGGCTTCCTCATCATGGTCGTCGGGCAGGGCACGCGCGACGCCGCGCTCGCGGGCACCACCCTCCTGCTCGCCCACGCCTTGTTCAAGGCCGCCCTCTTCCTCACCGTCGGAATCGTCGATCATGCGGCGGGCACGCGGGACTGGCGGCGACTGTCGGGCCTCGGGCGACGGATGCCGTGGCTCGCCGCCTTCGCGACCCTCGCGGCGGCCTCGATGGCCGGGCTGCCGCCGCTGCTCGGCTTCGTCGCCAAGGAGGCCGTGTTCTCGGCCCAGCTCGAGGCCGGGGCCGACGGCGACACGTGGGCGTGGGTGGCACTCGTCGCCGCGATCCTCGGTTCCATGCTCACCGTGGCATACAGCGTGCGCTTCATCTGGGGCGGGTTCGGCACGAAGCTCGACGTCGCGCCGGTCGAGCTGCACCGCGAGCCCGCGATCATGTCGTTCCCCACCGCCCTGCTCGCGACCACCTCGCTCGTCTCCGCATTCGCGCTGCCGCTGATCGAACCGCTGCTCGCCGCATACGCCGCCGAGCTGCCCGGGCCCGACGGGTACCACCTCGCCCTCTGGCACGGACTCGAGCCGGCGCTCGCGATCTCGGCGCTCGTGTTCGGCGCCGGCGCCCTGCTGGTGTGGGGCCGGGCGACCGTGGCACGCCTGCAGGCCGCGGTCCCCGACACGATCGAATCGGCACGCGGTTACGTCCACGCCGTCAGCGCGGTCGACCGGGCCGCCGCGCGCGTGACCACGCTCATCCAGTCGGGCGGCCTGCCCGGCTACCTCGCGATCATCGTGTCGGTGTTCATCCTGGGCCTCGGCGGCGCCGTGATCATGAACGACGTGTGGCCGGGCGAGCTCCGGTTCGCCGACAGCCCGGCGCAGCCGGTCGTCGGGATCGCCATGATCGTCGCCGCGATCGCCGCCGTCGTCATGCGCCAGCGGATCGCCGCCGTACTGCTCGTCGGGGTCACCGGCTACGGCATGGTGCTCACCTTCGGCATGGCGGGCGCGCCCGACCTGGCGCTCACGCAGGCGCTCGTCGAGACGCTCACGATCGTCGTCGTGGTGCTCGTGCTGCGTCGCCTCCCGCGTCGCGTGACGACCCGCCGTCCCATCGTCCGTGCGCCCGCGCGCATCGCGATCGGCGTGCTCGCCGGCGCCGTCATGGCGGTCGTCGGCGTGGCGGCCCTCGGCGCGCGCACCGCGCCGAGCATCGCCGAGGGCCTCACACCGCTCGCCATCGAGGCGCATGCCAAGAACATCGTGAACGCCCTGCTCGTCGACCTGCGCGCGTGGGACACGCTCGGCGAGATCTCGGTGCTCGTCGCCGTCGCCACCGGCGTCGCGAGCCTGATCTTCGTCTCCGGCCGGATGGGCGGCGCGCCGCGGCTCGAGGCCACCGCGGGCCGCCGCCCGCGACTGCGTCCCGTGCCCGAGCAGGCCGACAGCATGCGTGCGGCACGTCGGCGCCTCGCCGACGTCGAGCACGAGACCGACGCGCTGGCCGAGGCCGCGGCCACCCGGCAGACCTGGCTCCTCGCCGGCCGCACGATCTCACCGCGCAACCGCTCGATCCTCGTCGAGGTGCTCGTGCGGCTGCTGTTCCATCCGGCGATCGTCGTGTCGGTGTTCCTGCTCTTCGTCGGCCACAACGCACCCGGAGGCGGGTTCGCGGGCGGCCTGGTCGCCGGCCTCGCGCTCGTGGCGCGCTACCTCGCGGGTGGTCGCTACGAGCTCGGCGAGGCCGCGCCGGTCGACGCGGGCGCCCTGCTCGGCACCGGCCTGCTCCTGGCCGCCGGCACCGCGGCATCCTCGCTCCTCTTCGGCCTGACGGTGTTCGAGTCGTCCTGGTTCGAGGCCGACGTCCCCGTGCTCGGCACGCTGTCGATCGGCACCTCGACGCTGTTCGACATCGGCGTCTACCTCGTCGTGGTGGGCCTCGTCCTCGACATCCTGCGCTCGCTCGGCGCCGAGATCGACCGGCACATGGACGAGGCCGGTCCCGACGCCGTCGCCGAGGACCCCGCGGAGGTGCGCGCATGA
- a CDS encoding sulfurtransferase yields the protein MRILIEPDELAALLGIAAGGSAARPVVLDVRWTLAEPDGREAYRAGHVPGAVYVDLDAELADHAVTGEGRHPLPTEAAFTATMRRWGLHDGDPVVVMDDAGGTSAARAWWLLRHAGVEDVRILDGALSAWREAGHPLDTGDVETEPGDATARLGGMRTVDLDEADALASSARGVLLDARAGERYRGEVEPIDPRAGHIPGAVSAPTIDNLGPDGRFLSADALRDRFAALGIDGAHPVGAYCGSGITAAHEVAALAIAGIDAALYPGSFSQWSRRPERPVVTGAAPKGDAPRA from the coding sequence ATGCGCATCCTCATCGAGCCCGACGAGCTCGCCGCCCTGCTCGGCATCGCCGCGGGCGGCAGTGCTGCGCGCCCCGTCGTGCTCGACGTCCGATGGACCCTCGCGGAGCCCGACGGACGCGAGGCATACCGTGCCGGACATGTACCGGGAGCCGTGTACGTCGACCTCGACGCCGAACTGGCCGACCACGCGGTGACCGGCGAGGGGCGTCATCCGTTGCCGACCGAGGCCGCGTTCACCGCGACCATGCGCCGGTGGGGTCTGCACGACGGCGATCCGGTCGTCGTCATGGATGACGCCGGCGGCACCTCGGCCGCCCGGGCCTGGTGGTTGCTCCGCCACGCCGGCGTCGAGGACGTCCGGATCCTCGACGGAGCGCTGAGCGCCTGGCGCGAGGCCGGCCATCCGCTCGATACCGGCGACGTCGAGACCGAGCCGGGCGACGCGACGGCGCGACTCGGCGGGATGCGGACGGTCGACCTCGACGAGGCGGACGCGTTGGCCTCCTCCGCGCGCGGCGTGCTGCTCGACGCACGCGCGGGCGAGCGGTACCGCGGCGAGGTCGAGCCCATCGACCCGCGGGCCGGGCACATCCCCGGCGCGGTGTCGGCGCCGACGATCGACAATCTCGGACCCGACGGTCGATTCCTCTCCGCCGACGCCTTGCGCGATCGGTTCGCCGCGCTCGGCATCGACGGTGCGCATCCCGTCGGCGCCTACTGCGGTTCGGGCATCACCGCGGCGCACGAGGTGGCGGCGCTCGCCATCGCGGGCATCGACGCCGCGCTGTACCCGGGGTCGTTCAGCCAGTGGTCGCGTCGACCCGAGCGCCCGGTCGTGACGGGCGCGGCGCCGAAGGGCGACGCACCGCGCGCCTGA
- a CDS encoding class I SAM-dependent methyltransferase, giving the protein MGDDTDRDASAVARLEEELWDPIARASMLRSSPRFDERVLDAAAGDGSTAIPTAELVGPGGIVDAIDPSEAAIARLRERAGDRMPQLRTHVGDPTTWPYTGYDLVQCVLGVSRFADVEEGTEHLVQCARPGGRVVITVWAHGALEPLADLLDAKPATADADADADASRTGVPGPAIEHAETAGTFAHWLAERGLVDVRAETVSRHLDVTPDLAWEIATHTGLAARSDDRDRFVADLEASDVSSVDVTVLIAVGHRPSEPAPGPDR; this is encoded by the coding sequence ATGGGGGATGACACGGATCGCGACGCGTCGGCGGTGGCGCGCCTCGAGGAGGAGCTGTGGGATCCGATCGCCCGCGCGAGCATGCTGCGGTCGAGCCCGAGGTTCGACGAGCGCGTCCTCGATGCCGCGGCGGGCGACGGCTCGACCGCGATCCCCACGGCCGAGCTCGTCGGACCGGGCGGCATCGTCGATGCGATCGACCCGTCCGAGGCCGCGATCGCCCGGCTCCGCGAGCGCGCGGGCGACCGGATGCCGCAGCTGCGCACGCACGTCGGTGATCCGACCACGTGGCCGTACACCGGGTACGACCTCGTCCAGTGCGTCCTCGGCGTCTCGCGCTTCGCCGACGTCGAGGAGGGAACGGAGCACCTCGTGCAGTGCGCCCGACCGGGCGGACGGGTCGTCATCACGGTGTGGGCGCATGGCGCGCTCGAGCCGCTCGCCGATCTCCTCGACGCGAAGCCCGCCACGGCCGACGCCGACGCGGACGCCGACGCCTCACGCACCGGCGTGCCCGGGCCCGCGATCGAGCACGCCGAGACGGCCGGCACGTTCGCCCACTGGCTCGCCGAGCGCGGCCTCGTCGACGTGCGCGCCGAGACGGTGTCCCGGCACCTGGATGTCACGCCCGACCTCGCGTGGGAGATCGCCACGCACACCGGACTCGCCGCGCGCTCGGACGACCGCGATCGCTTCGTCGCCGACCTCGAGGCGAGCGACGTCTCGTCCGTCGACGTCACCGTCCTCATCGCCGTCGGTCATCGACCGTCCGAGCCCGCTCCCGGGCCCGACCGCTGA
- a CDS encoding FKBP-type peptidyl-prolyl cis-trans isomerase → MNRALRRGAPIALVSLTALLLAGCAGSGTSPESTPEATDEAAACLEVEAGEQSDAVEVEGDFGAAPTATFETPLEADELQRTIAIEGDGDDTVSGDEVSAVVTAFKGSDGTQVFSQPASLTVGDGSLYEGFLAGVDCVPIGSRVVTVAPASSVYGDQGNEGIGVAAGETLVIVTDVQDIVEAEDLPTPGEWTENVPEVEFNGEEPPTVTIPDAEPSDELLVKVLEEGDGAEVQAGDTVTLYYQGLNWATKEIFDQSYGKDSGYGQNAAQFGTADVIPGFGGALVGQKVGTKLIVTIPPALGYGEEESANGLGGQTLVFVVEIQDTKGAGSE, encoded by the coding sequence ATGAACCGTGCCCTCCGCCGCGGTGCGCCCATCGCGCTCGTGTCCCTGACGGCCCTGCTGCTCGCCGGCTGCGCGGGCAGCGGCACTTCGCCCGAGTCCACCCCCGAGGCGACCGACGAGGCCGCTGCCTGCCTCGAGGTCGAGGCGGGCGAGCAGAGCGACGCCGTCGAGGTCGAGGGCGACTTCGGCGCCGCGCCGACGGCGACGTTCGAGACGCCGCTCGAGGCCGACGAGCTCCAGCGCACCATCGCGATCGAGGGCGACGGCGACGACACCGTGTCGGGCGACGAGGTGTCCGCGGTCGTGACCGCCTTCAAGGGATCCGACGGCACCCAGGTCTTCTCGCAGCCCGCATCGCTCACCGTCGGCGACGGCTCGCTGTACGAGGGCTTCCTCGCCGGCGTCGACTGCGTGCCGATCGGTTCGCGCGTCGTGACGGTCGCGCCCGCCTCCTCGGTGTACGGCGACCAGGGCAACGAGGGCATCGGCGTCGCGGCCGGTGAGACCCTGGTCATCGTGACCGACGTCCAGGACATCGTCGAGGCCGAGGACCTGCCCACGCCGGGCGAGTGGACCGAGAACGTCCCCGAGGTGGAGTTCAACGGCGAGGAGCCGCCCACCGTCACCATCCCCGACGCCGAGCCGTCCGACGAACTGCTCGTCAAGGTCCTCGAGGAGGGCGACGGCGCCGAGGTGCAGGCCGGCGACACCGTGACGCTGTACTACCAGGGCCTGAACTGGGCGACCAAGGAGATCTTCGACCAGAGCTACGGCAAGGACTCGGGCTACGGCCAGAACGCCGCCCAGTTCGGCACCGCCGATGTCATCCCCGGCTTCGGCGGCGCGCTCGTCGGCCAGAAGGTCGGCACCAAGCTCATCGTCACCATCCCGCCCGCCCTCGGCTACGGCGAGGAGGAGTCGGCCAACGGGCTCGGCGGGCAGACGCTCGTCTTCGTGGTCGAGATCCAGGACACCAAGGGCGCCGGCTCCGAGTAG
- a CDS encoding glycosyltransferase, with the protein MSTYLLCASPIQGHAAPVIAIARDLVGRGHDVTVLTGSRFRAAVEAAGARHRPLSGIADFDDRVMQDHLPDRDRHRGIAKLEYDVQTIFVRPVRDQFRAIEALSEELAPDAILIEGAFAGVVPLLLDDPASRPPIVGVGVIPLVQLSVDTAPGGLGLAPRSDALGRLRNRVLNAFVTKVVFRKTQALAQQIVRDLGRPRLDAFVFDFTRMCDRYLQLSPAEFEYPRSDLSPNVRFAGTVLPGSPATAELPEWWHELDGDRPVVHVSQGTIDNKDFDRLIRPTLDALADRDVLVVAATGGRPVWELGELPANARAAEFLPYDRLLPKTDVFVTNAGFGGTQYALSHGVPIVAAGDTEDKPEVAMRVQWSGVGLTLKTGTPTPAAVGSAVDRVLADRTFRDRARELAARIAEYDTFGIIESELESAVASARLRLESPVG; encoded by the coding sequence ATGTCCACGTACCTCCTGTGCGCGAGCCCCATCCAGGGCCACGCCGCTCCCGTCATCGCCATCGCGCGGGACCTCGTCGGCCGCGGCCACGACGTCACCGTCCTCACCGGCTCGCGCTTCCGCGCCGCCGTCGAGGCGGCCGGCGCCCGGCACCGTCCTCTCAGCGGCATCGCCGACTTCGACGACCGCGTGATGCAGGACCACCTGCCCGACCGCGACCGCCACCGCGGCATCGCGAAGCTCGAGTACGACGTGCAGACGATCTTCGTCCGCCCCGTGCGCGACCAGTTCCGCGCGATCGAGGCGCTGAGCGAGGAGCTCGCGCCCGACGCCATCCTCATCGAGGGTGCGTTCGCCGGCGTCGTGCCGCTGCTGCTCGACGACCCGGCGTCGCGGCCGCCGATCGTCGGCGTGGGCGTCATCCCGCTGGTGCAGCTCAGCGTGGACACCGCGCCGGGCGGGCTCGGCCTCGCCCCCCGGTCGGATGCGCTCGGCCGACTGCGCAACCGGGTGCTCAACGCATTCGTGACGAAGGTCGTCTTCCGCAAGACGCAGGCGCTCGCCCAGCAGATCGTGCGCGACCTCGGCCGTCCCCGCCTCGATGCCTTCGTGTTCGACTTCACGCGCATGTGCGACCGGTACCTGCAGCTGTCGCCGGCCGAGTTCGAGTACCCCCGCAGCGACCTCAGCCCGAATGTCCGATTCGCGGGCACCGTGCTGCCCGGCTCGCCCGCGACGGCCGAGCTGCCCGAGTGGTGGCACGAACTCGACGGCGACCGCCCCGTCGTGCACGTGAGCCAGGGCACCATCGACAACAAGGACTTCGACCGCCTCATCCGCCCGACGCTCGACGCGCTCGCGGATCGCGACGTCCTCGTGGTCGCCGCGACCGGCGGACGGCCCGTCTGGGAGCTCGGCGAGCTGCCCGCGAACGCGCGCGCCGCGGAGTTCCTCCCCTACGACCGGTTGCTCCCGAAGACCGACGTCTTCGTCACGAACGCGGGCTTCGGCGGAACCCAGTACGCGCTGAGCCACGGCGTCCCGATCGTCGCCGCCGGCGACACCGAGGACAAGCCCGAGGTCGCGATGCGCGTGCAGTGGAGCGGCGTCGGCCTCACGCTCAAGACCGGCACGCCGACGCCCGCGGCCGTGGGCAGTGCGGTCGACCGCGTGCTCGCCGATCGCACGTTCCGCGACCGCGCCCGCGAGCTGGCCGCGCGCATCGCGGAGTACGACACGTTCGGCATCATCGAGTCCGAGCTCGAGAGCGCCGTGGCATCCGCTCGCCTGCGCCTCGAGTCGCCCGTCGGCTGA